The proteins below are encoded in one region of Paenacidovorax monticola:
- a CDS encoding ABC transporter ATP-binding protein: MTTPPPPSGAPFVEFRDVWLAYNEELLRANHFAVEAIDLQVARGEFIAIVGPSGCGKSTFMKLTTGLKMPSMGKIVIDGQNVTGPLKISGMAFQAPSLLPWRTTVDNVLLPLEIVEPHRSQFKARRKEYEARARALLQKVGLAGYEDKYPWQLSGGMQQRASICRALIHEPQMLLLDEPFGALDAFTREELWCILRDLQAEQKFNVILVTHDLRESVFLADTVYVMSKSPGRFVVRRDIELPRPRELELTYTREFTDIVHELRGHIGALRQAGAVINQ, translated from the coding sequence ATGACCACACCCCCTCCGCCCTCCGGCGCCCCTTTCGTGGAGTTCCGCGACGTCTGGCTCGCCTACAACGAAGAACTGCTGCGCGCTAACCATTTCGCGGTCGAAGCCATCGACCTGCAGGTCGCACGCGGCGAGTTCATCGCCATCGTGGGCCCTTCGGGCTGCGGCAAGTCCACGTTCATGAAGCTCACCACGGGGCTCAAGATGCCCTCGATGGGCAAGATCGTCATCGACGGCCAGAACGTCACGGGCCCGCTCAAGATCTCGGGCATGGCCTTCCAGGCGCCGTCGCTGCTGCCCTGGCGCACCACGGTGGACAACGTGCTGCTGCCGCTCGAGATCGTGGAGCCGCACCGCTCGCAGTTCAAGGCGCGCCGCAAGGAATACGAGGCGCGCGCCCGTGCCCTGCTGCAGAAGGTGGGCCTCGCGGGCTACGAGGACAAATACCCCTGGCAGCTTTCGGGCGGCATGCAGCAGCGCGCGAGCATCTGCCGCGCGCTGATCCACGAGCCGCAGATGCTGCTGCTCGACGAGCCCTTCGGGGCGCTGGATGCATTCACGCGCGAAGAGCTGTGGTGCATCCTGCGCGACCTGCAGGCCGAGCAGAAGTTCAACGTGATCCTGGTGACCCACGACCTGCGCGAGAGCGTATTCCTGGCCGACACGGTGTACGTGATGAGCAAGAGCCCCGGCCGCTTCGTGGTGCGTCGCGACATCGAGCTGCCGCGCCCGCGCGAACTTGAACTCACCTACACGCGCGAGTTCACCGACATCGTGCACGAGCTGCGCGGCCACATCGGCGCACTGCGCCAGGCCGGCGCTGTGATCAACCAGTAA
- a CDS encoding MFS transporter, with product MTSSTGGNSPASHPTEGTRAGAAILALAVGGFGIGTGEFAIMGLLPEVAQDLRVSIPEAGHVISAYALGVVVGAPVLAVLGARMRRRALLMALMAFFALGNFASALAPGYLSLNLLRFVTGLPHGTYFGVAALVAAGLAPPGRRAAAVGQIMMGLTVAVVIGVPLSAWMGEVLGWRAAFALVGAIGLLTVWLVRRHVPDEPASAQSSPWRELGALRRPQVWLTLGVGAIGFGGLFSVFSYIKPTMAEVAHLPPEWLPFVLALFGLGMVAGNWLGPKFVDRHLMATIAAILSWGCAVLVLFALTVQVLPLAVAGTFLVGTLGALGPALQVRLMDVAGDAQTLAAALNHSAFNAANALGAWLGGMAVVWGWGWAATGWVGAALALGGLAVFGASVWLDGRTRPVAEASALG from the coding sequence ATGACCTCTTCGACCGGCGGCAACTCCCCGGCAAGCCACCCCACCGAGGGCACGCGCGCCGGCGCGGCCATCCTGGCGTTGGCCGTGGGCGGCTTCGGCATCGGGACGGGCGAGTTCGCCATCATGGGCCTGCTGCCCGAGGTCGCGCAGGACCTGCGGGTCAGCATTCCCGAGGCCGGTCATGTGATCAGCGCCTATGCGCTCGGCGTGGTGGTGGGAGCGCCCGTGCTCGCGGTGCTGGGCGCGCGCATGCGCCGCCGCGCGCTGCTCATGGCGCTGATGGCGTTCTTTGCGCTCGGCAACTTCGCGAGCGCGCTGGCCCCGGGCTACCTTTCGCTGAACCTGCTGCGCTTCGTCACGGGGCTGCCACACGGCACGTACTTCGGCGTGGCGGCTCTCGTGGCAGCAGGGCTGGCGCCGCCGGGGCGGCGCGCGGCGGCCGTGGGGCAGATCATGATGGGGCTCACGGTGGCGGTGGTGATAGGCGTGCCGCTGTCGGCCTGGATGGGCGAGGTGCTGGGCTGGCGCGCGGCCTTCGCGCTGGTGGGCGCCATCGGCCTGCTCACCGTGTGGCTGGTGCGCCGCCATGTGCCCGACGAGCCCGCGTCCGCGCAGTCCAGCCCCTGGCGCGAGCTGGGCGCGCTGCGCCGGCCACAGGTATGGCTCACGCTCGGCGTGGGGGCCATCGGCTTCGGCGGTCTGTTCTCGGTGTTCAGCTACATCAAGCCCACCATGGCCGAGGTGGCGCACCTGCCGCCCGAGTGGCTGCCGTTCGTGCTGGCGCTGTTCGGGCTGGGCATGGTGGCGGGCAACTGGCTGGGGCCCAAGTTCGTGGACCGCCACCTCATGGCGACCATCGCGGCCATCCTGTCCTGGGGCTGCGCGGTGCTGGTGCTGTTCGCGCTCACGGTGCAGGTGCTGCCGCTCGCGGTGGCGGGCACCTTCCTCGTGGGTACGCTGGGGGCGCTGGGCCCGGCGCTGCAGGTGCGGCTCATGGATGTGGCGGGCGATGCGCAGACGCTGGCGGCCGCGCTCAACCATTCGGCCTTCAACGCGGCCAATGCACTGGGTGCGTGGCTGGGCGGCATGGCCGTGGTGTGGGGTTGGGGCTGGGCCGCCACGGGCTGGGTGGGCGCCGCGCTGGCGCTGGGCGGGCTGGCGGTGTTCGGCGCGTCGGTCTGGCTGGACGGGCGCACCCGGCCGGTGGCAGAAGCCTCAGCGCTCGGCTGA
- a CDS encoding GntR family transcriptional regulator: MTVSQTQIAQQVVESILAQKLAPGERLGEQELADLFGVSRTLVREALMQLQARGFVEVRSRRGWYVVEPSVEDARDAFSARRIIESGILADAGRPLQAVTRRLRSHIADEQQAIEGADAATRAFLLADFHVCLAETMGHRSLSDILRDLTARTTLAASLYQSRHEASQSCAEHEAIVEALEAGDTALARERLLAHIGHVEAALNPDQPLVRDRLRASLTPLASPRE; the protein is encoded by the coding sequence ATGACCGTCAGCCAGACCCAGATCGCCCAGCAGGTGGTGGAATCCATCCTGGCCCAGAAACTCGCCCCCGGCGAACGCCTGGGCGAGCAGGAGCTGGCCGATCTGTTCGGCGTGAGCCGCACCCTGGTGCGCGAGGCGCTCATGCAGTTGCAGGCGCGCGGCTTCGTCGAGGTGCGCTCGCGCCGCGGCTGGTATGTGGTGGAACCTTCGGTGGAGGACGCGCGCGATGCGTTCTCGGCCCGGCGCATCATCGAGTCCGGCATCCTGGCCGATGCGGGCCGTCCGCTGCAGGCCGTCACGCGGCGCCTGCGCAGCCACATCGCCGATGAGCAGCAGGCCATCGAAGGAGCCGATGCCGCCACGCGCGCCTTCCTCCTGGCCGACTTCCATGTCTGCCTGGCCGAGACCATGGGCCACCGCAGCCTCAGCGACATCCTGCGCGACCTCACGGCCCGCACCACGCTGGCAGCCTCGCTCTACCAGTCACGCCACGAGGCCAGCCAGTCCTGCGCCGAGCACGAAGCCATCGTCGAGGCACTGGAGGCTGGCGACACGGCCCTCGCGCGGGAGCGGCTGCTCGCACACATCGGCCATGTGGAGGCCGCCCTGAACCCCGACCAGCCGCTGGTGCGCGACCGGCTGCGCGCTTCGCTCACGCCGCTGGCCAGCCCCCGCGAATAG
- a CDS encoding NADP-dependent malic enzyme, translating into MTQNLSTAEQALREAALEYHRNPGKGKIAVTPTKPLSNQRDLSLAYSPGVAYPCLDIQANPALAAEYTSRGNLVGVITNGTAVLGLGDIGPLAGKPVMEGKGCLFKKFAGVDVFDIELDARDPDKIIEIVASLEPTLGGINLEDIKAPECFYIERELSKRMNIPVFHDDQHGTAIISSAALLNGLELVGKQIGDVKVAVSGAGAAAIACVDVMVGLGVKRENVFMVDSKGVIHTGRDNLDESKARYAQKTEARTLADVVDGADVFLGCSAPGVLTAEMVKTMADKPIILALANPEPEIRPELAKAVRPDCIIATGRSDYPNQVNNVLCFPYIFRGALDCGATKITEAMKLACVRQIADLAKADISEEVANAYAGKELTFGPDYLIPTPFDSRLILKIAPAVAQAAADSGVATRPITDMEAYKENLSRFVYQTGILMRPVINAAKSLPDAQKRVAYADGEDERALRAAQIAVDDRIARPILIGRPAVIAARIAKAGLRIQPGKDVEICNPEDDPRFRQYWEHYHQLMKRDGATPEVAKAAVRRSNTIIASLMVKLGDADAMICGLVGTYETHLERIHNILGHAPGAAQYAALNALMTNNGPLFIADTYVNEDPTAEQLADIAWASVQEVQRFGLPAKVAFLSHSSYGSSKRTSARKMRAARDLFVARHPEIECDGELHGDAALEPKIRHNYLADSTLTGSANLLICPNIDSANILYNVLKTTTSGGVTVGPILMGAAGTAYILTPAATVRRVLNMTALAVASAAAHRK; encoded by the coding sequence ATGACCCAAAATCTGTCCACAGCCGAACAGGCACTGCGCGAAGCCGCGCTTGAATACCACCGCAACCCCGGCAAGGGCAAGATCGCCGTCACCCCCACCAAGCCGCTGTCGAACCAGCGCGACCTGTCGCTGGCCTACTCGCCCGGCGTGGCCTATCCCTGCCTCGACATCCAGGCCAACCCGGCCCTCGCGGCCGAGTACACCTCGCGCGGCAACCTCGTGGGCGTGATCACCAACGGCACGGCCGTGCTGGGCCTGGGCGACATCGGCCCGCTGGCCGGCAAGCCCGTGATGGAGGGCAAGGGCTGCCTGTTCAAGAAGTTCGCGGGCGTGGACGTGTTCGATATCGAACTGGACGCGCGCGACCCCGACAAGATCATCGAGATCGTCGCCTCGCTCGAACCCACGCTGGGCGGCATCAACCTCGAGGACATCAAGGCGCCCGAGTGCTTCTACATCGAGCGCGAGCTGTCCAAGCGCATGAACATCCCCGTGTTCCATGACGACCAGCACGGCACGGCCATCATCTCCAGCGCCGCGCTGCTCAACGGCCTGGAGCTGGTGGGCAAGCAGATCGGCGACGTGAAGGTCGCCGTGTCCGGCGCGGGGGCCGCCGCCATCGCCTGCGTGGACGTGATGGTGGGCCTGGGCGTGAAGCGCGAGAACGTCTTCATGGTCGACTCCAAGGGCGTGATCCACACCGGCCGCGACAACCTCGACGAGTCCAAGGCCCGCTACGCGCAGAAGACCGAGGCCCGCACCCTGGCCGACGTGGTGGACGGTGCCGACGTGTTCCTGGGTTGCTCGGCACCCGGCGTGCTCACGGCCGAGATGGTCAAGACCATGGCCGATAAGCCCATCATCCTGGCCCTGGCCAACCCCGAGCCCGAGATCCGGCCCGAACTGGCCAAGGCCGTGCGCCCCGACTGCATCATCGCCACGGGCCGCTCGGACTACCCGAACCAGGTCAACAACGTCCTGTGCTTCCCCTACATCTTCCGTGGCGCACTCGACTGCGGTGCCACGAAGATCACCGAGGCCATGAAGCTCGCCTGCGTGCGCCAGATCGCCGACCTGGCCAAGGCCGACATCAGCGAGGAAGTGGCCAACGCCTACGCCGGCAAGGAACTCACCTTCGGCCCCGACTACCTGATCCCCACGCCGTTCGACTCGCGCCTGATCCTCAAGATCGCGCCCGCCGTGGCCCAGGCCGCGGCCGATTCGGGCGTGGCCACGCGCCCCATCACCGACATGGAGGCGTACAAGGAAAACCTCTCGCGCTTCGTGTACCAGACCGGCATCCTCATGCGCCCGGTCATCAATGCCGCCAAGTCGCTGCCCGACGCGCAAAAGCGCGTGGCCTACGCCGACGGCGAGGACGAGCGCGCGCTGCGCGCCGCGCAGATCGCGGTGGACGACCGCATCGCACGTCCCATCCTCATCGGCCGCCCCGCCGTGATCGCCGCGCGCATCGCCAAGGCCGGCCTGCGCATCCAGCCCGGCAAGGACGTGGAGATCTGCAACCCCGAGGACGACCCGCGCTTCCGCCAGTACTGGGAGCACTACCACCAGCTCATGAAGCGCGACGGCGCCACGCCCGAGGTGGCCAAGGCCGCCGTGCGCCGCTCCAACACCATCATCGCCTCGCTGATGGTGAAGCTCGGCGACGCCGACGCGATGATCTGCGGCCTCGTGGGCACCTACGAGACGCACCTGGAACGCATCCACAACATCCTGGGCCATGCCCCCGGCGCGGCGCAGTACGCGGCGCTCAACGCGCTGATGACCAACAACGGGCCGCTGTTCATCGCCGACACCTACGTGAACGAGGACCCCACGGCCGAACAGCTTGCCGACATCGCCTGGGCCTCGGTGCAGGAGGTGCAGCGCTTCGGCCTGCCCGCCAAGGTGGCCTTCCTGTCGCACTCCAGCTACGGCTCGTCCAAGCGCACCTCGGCCCGGAAGATGCGCGCGGCGCGCGACCTGTTCGTGGCACGCCACCCCGAGATCGAATGCGACGGCGAACTGCACGGCGACGCCGCGCTCGAGCCCAAGATCCGCCACAACTACCTGGCGGACTCCACGCTCACAGGCTCGGCCAACCTGCTGATCTGCCCGAACATCGACTCGGCCAACATCCTCTACAACGTGCTCAAGACGACCACGAGCGGCGGCGTCACCGTGGGCCCCATCCTCATGGGGGCGGCGGGCACAGCCTATATCCTCACACCCGCCGCCACCGTGCGCCGCGTGCTCAACATGACGGCACTGGCCGTGGCGAGCGCAGCCGCACACCGCAAGTAA
- a CDS encoding nucleobase:cation symporter-2 family protein translates to MNTQVHPVDERLPAGRLTALGLQHVLVMYAGAVAVPLIVGRALNLTPDQVAKLISADLFCCGLVTLIQALGATQWFGIKLPVMMGVTFAAVAPMVSMAQTTSGQAGAGLIFGAVIGAGVISILIAPLISRMLRFFPPVVTGTIIAVIGISLMRVGINWIFGNPVGPTAPNVVNPEYVKWLTDAQAAAGAPGSAIPPVPKGFSIVPTVPNPKYADLTAVGISALVLVSILLIAKFAKGFVANISVLLGICIGAVVATAMGLMTFEKVAKAEWFDFVLPLEIAMPIFDPILILTMTLVMVVVMIESTGMFLALGEMTDREVDQAALTRGLRTDGLGTLIGGIFNTFPYTSFSQNVGLVAVTGVKSRFVCVAGGVILIVLGVLPKMAALVESLPTMVLGGAGLVMFGMVAATGIRILSAVDFRNNRFNAMIVAVSIGVGMVPLVAPNFRQWMPHAIHPLIESGILLASITAVALNVFFNGASRDTSAAVNAARQADAH, encoded by the coding sequence ATGAACACTCAGGTTCACCCTGTCGATGAACGACTGCCCGCGGGCCGGCTCACCGCCCTGGGGCTGCAGCATGTGCTGGTGATGTATGCCGGGGCCGTCGCGGTGCCCCTGATCGTGGGCCGCGCCCTCAACCTCACGCCCGACCAGGTGGCCAAGCTGATCTCGGCCGACCTGTTCTGCTGCGGCCTGGTCACGCTGATCCAGGCCCTGGGCGCCACGCAGTGGTTCGGCATCAAGCTGCCCGTGATGATGGGCGTGACCTTCGCGGCCGTAGCGCCCATGGTCTCCATGGCGCAGACCACCTCGGGCCAGGCAGGCGCGGGGCTGATCTTCGGCGCCGTGATCGGCGCGGGGGTGATCTCCATCCTCATCGCGCCGCTCATCAGCCGCATGCTGCGCTTCTTCCCGCCCGTGGTCACCGGCACCATCATCGCGGTGATCGGCATCAGCCTCATGCGCGTGGGCATCAACTGGATCTTCGGCAACCCCGTGGGCCCCACCGCGCCCAACGTGGTGAACCCCGAATACGTCAAATGGCTCACCGACGCGCAGGCCGCCGCCGGTGCCCCGGGCTCCGCCATTCCGCCCGTGCCCAAGGGGTTCAGCATCGTCCCCACGGTACCCAACCCCAAGTACGCCGACCTCACGGCCGTGGGCATCTCGGCGCTGGTGCTGGTGTCCATCCTGCTCATCGCCAAGTTCGCCAAGGGCTTCGTGGCCAACATCTCGGTCCTGCTGGGCATCTGCATCGGCGCCGTCGTGGCCACGGCCATGGGCCTGATGACCTTCGAGAAGGTGGCCAAGGCCGAGTGGTTCGACTTCGTGCTGCCGCTGGAAATCGCCATGCCGATCTTCGACCCCATCCTCATCCTGACCATGACGCTCGTGATGGTGGTGGTGATGATCGAGTCCACCGGCATGTTCCTCGCGCTGGGCGAGATGACCGACCGCGAGGTGGACCAGGCGGCCCTCACGCGCGGCCTGCGCACCGACGGCCTGGGCACGCTGATCGGCGGCATCTTCAATACCTTCCCCTACACCAGCTTCTCGCAGAACGTGGGCCTGGTGGCCGTCACGGGCGTCAAGAGCCGCTTCGTCTGCGTGGCCGGCGGCGTGATTCTCATCGTGCTGGGCGTGCTGCCCAAGATGGCGGCTCTGGTCGAATCGCTGCCCACCATGGTGCTGGGCGGCGCGGGCCTGGTGATGTTCGGCATGGTGGCGGCCACGGGCATCCGCATCCTGAGCGCGGTGGACTTCCGCAACAACCGCTTCAACGCCATGATCGTGGCCGTGTCCATCGGCGTGGGCATGGTGCCCCTGGTGGCACCCAACTTCCGCCAGTGGATGCCCCATGCGATCCACCCGCTGATCGAATCCGGTATCCTGCTGGCCTCGATCACCGCCGTGGCGTTGAACGTGTTCTTCAATGGCGCCAGCCGCGACACCTCGGCGGCTGTGAACGCCGCACGCCAGGCCGACGCCCACTAG
- a CDS encoding ABC transporter substrate-binding protein: protein MKKRSLLKAALALAAAGSMPLALAATPIKFQLDWRFEGPAAFFLLPTAKGYFKAAGLDVTVDAGSGSGGAVQRVASGTYDMGFADLAALMEFHANNPDAPNKPVAVMMVYNNTPASVMALKKSGIAQPADLAGKKLGAPVFDAGRRAFPIFAKANKVGNVQWTAMDPPLRETMLVRGDVDAITGFTFTSLLNLEARGAKASDVVVLPYADFGVKLYGNVIIATPKLIKENPAAVKAFLQAFAKGAKEVIANPGAAIAYVKERDGIVNTQLETRRLQLAIDTVINSPDARAEGFGQVVPARLSLMASQVSDAFATKSRVNADAVWNGSFLPSAAELAILPKK, encoded by the coding sequence ATGAAGAAACGATCCCTCTTGAAGGCCGCGCTCGCGCTGGCCGCCGCAGGCAGCATGCCGCTCGCGCTGGCCGCCACGCCCATCAAGTTCCAGCTCGACTGGCGCTTCGAGGGCCCCGCCGCCTTCTTCCTGCTGCCCACGGCCAAGGGCTACTTCAAGGCCGCGGGCCTCGACGTGACGGTGGACGCGGGCAGTGGCTCGGGAGGCGCGGTGCAGCGCGTGGCTTCGGGCACGTACGACATGGGCTTCGCCGACCTCGCGGCGCTCATGGAGTTCCACGCCAACAACCCCGACGCGCCCAACAAGCCCGTGGCCGTCATGATGGTCTACAACAACACGCCGGCCTCGGTCATGGCACTCAAGAAGAGCGGCATCGCCCAGCCCGCCGACCTGGCCGGCAAGAAGCTGGGCGCCCCCGTGTTCGATGCGGGCCGCCGCGCCTTCCCCATCTTCGCCAAGGCCAACAAGGTGGGCAACGTGCAGTGGACGGCGATGGACCCGCCGCTGCGCGAGACCATGCTCGTGCGCGGCGACGTGGACGCGATCACGGGCTTCACCTTCACCTCGCTGCTGAACCTGGAGGCGCGTGGCGCCAAGGCCAGCGACGTGGTCGTGCTGCCCTACGCCGACTTCGGCGTGAAGCTCTACGGCAACGTGATCATCGCGACGCCGAAGCTCATCAAGGAGAACCCGGCCGCGGTCAAGGCCTTCCTGCAGGCCTTCGCCAAGGGCGCCAAGGAAGTCATCGCCAACCCCGGCGCCGCCATCGCCTACGTGAAGGAGCGCGACGGCATCGTGAACACGCAGCTCGAGACGCGGCGCCTGCAGCTCGCCATCGACACCGTGATCAACAGCCCCGACGCGCGCGCCGAGGGCTTCGGCCAGGTGGTGCCCGCGCGCCTGTCGCTCATGGCGTCGCAGGTGTCCGACGCGTTCGCCACCAAGTCGCGCGTGAACGCCGACGCCGTGTGGAATGGCAGCTTCCTGCCGAGCGCGGCCGAACTGGCGATCCTGCCGAAGAAGTAA
- a CDS encoding ABC transporter permease, with the protein MHKKHVERWSPWVLLLAIVILWQVICAGFNVSEFIFPSPWAIATQLAEFKGVIAGHAWRTFWVTMAGFGIAIVVGVLLGFVIGSSRLAYAAVYPLMTAFNALPKAAFVPILVVWFGIGVGPAILTAFLISFFPIMVNIATGLATLEPELEDVLRVLGAKRWDVLVKVGLPRSLPYFYGSLKVAITLAFVGTTVSEMTAANEGIGYLLVSAGSSMQMGLAFAGLMVVGAMAMAMYELFSAIEKHTTAWAHRGSQGE; encoded by the coding sequence ATGCACAAGAAACACGTGGAACGCTGGTCGCCCTGGGTGCTGCTGCTGGCCATCGTCATCCTCTGGCAGGTCATCTGCGCGGGCTTCAACGTCTCGGAATTCATCTTCCCCAGCCCCTGGGCCATCGCCACGCAGCTGGCCGAGTTCAAGGGCGTCATCGCGGGCCATGCCTGGCGCACCTTCTGGGTGACCATGGCGGGCTTCGGCATCGCCATCGTCGTGGGCGTGCTGCTGGGTTTCGTGATCGGGTCGTCGCGGCTGGCCTATGCCGCCGTGTACCCGCTCATGACGGCCTTCAACGCGCTGCCAAAGGCCGCCTTCGTGCCCATCCTCGTGGTGTGGTTCGGCATTGGCGTGGGGCCCGCCATCCTCACGGCCTTCCTCATCAGCTTCTTCCCGATCATGGTGAACATCGCCACGGGCCTGGCCACGCTGGAGCCCGAACTGGAGGACGTGCTGCGCGTGCTGGGCGCCAAGCGCTGGGACGTGCTCGTCAAGGTGGGCCTGCCGCGCTCGCTGCCCTACTTCTACGGCTCGCTCAAGGTGGCGATCACGCTGGCCTTCGTGGGCACCACGGTGAGCGAGATGACGGCGGCCAACGAAGGCATCGGCTACCTGCTCGTGTCGGCGGGCTCGTCCATGCAGATGGGCCTAGCGTTTGCCGGTCTCATGGTGGTGGGCGCCATGGCCATGGCCATGTACGAGCTGTTCAGCGCCATCGAGAAGCACACGACGGCCTGGGCGCACCGGGGCTCGCAGGGCGAATAG
- a CDS encoding nucleoside deaminase: MELEENTTLSPDQITRHLRRANGVAERAMAMGRHPFGALLVAPDGETVLAEQGNIDTVNHAEATLARTAAANYPGAYLAQCTLVTTFEPCAMCAGTAYWAGIGRVVYGAEETALLALTGNHPENPTLALPCREVFARGQRTVEVVGPVPALEAEMIAPHQGFWQRRGSASAER, encoded by the coding sequence ATGGAACTGGAAGAAAACACCACACTCTCGCCTGACCAGATCACACGCCACCTGCGGCGCGCCAACGGCGTGGCCGAACGCGCGATGGCCATGGGCCGCCATCCGTTCGGCGCCCTGCTCGTGGCGCCCGATGGCGAGACCGTGCTGGCCGAGCAGGGCAACATCGACACCGTGAACCACGCCGAGGCCACGCTGGCGCGCACGGCCGCCGCCAACTATCCCGGGGCCTATCTCGCGCAGTGCACGCTGGTCACCACCTTCGAGCCCTGCGCCATGTGCGCGGGCACGGCCTACTGGGCCGGCATCGGCCGTGTGGTCTACGGCGCGGAGGAGACGGCGCTGCTCGCGCTCACGGGCAACCACCCCGAGAACCCCACGCTGGCCCTGCCCTGCCGCGAAGTCTTCGCGCGCGGCCAGCGCACCGTGGAGGTCGTGGGCCCCGTACCCGCGCTCGAAGCCGAGATGATCGCGCCGCACCAGGGCTTCTGGCAGCGGCGCGGCAGCGCATCAGCCGAGCGCTGA